In Lemur catta isolate mLemCat1 chromosome 5, mLemCat1.pri, whole genome shotgun sequence, the genomic stretch AGAAGAAGCAGAGCAGAAAGATTTGGAACAAAACATGATTCTGGAATGATCAAACCAGATTAGATGAAAGTTCATGactcaacaagtatttttgaACTAACACGAGCCAGGTGGGACTGAGAAAGCGAGAGGCAAACAAGACCACAGGACTGGTCCCTCCCCTAGGAGAACTAGCTGTCtagagcaggagggagagaatATTAAACAAGCAATTAAAATATGAGGTGGTGTGGGAAGGAGATTTAGAATGCTGAGGAGATAGATGGGGCACCTAAGCCAGATaaagggaggccagggaaggcctcagtAAGAAGGTCTGGAATGTTTAAGTTAATACTTCAGGAATAAGTAAAGAAcatgagggcagaggggagggcaaAAATGTTTTGCAGGTAGAAAACGAGAAGAGagggggaagaaaataaaggaattgaAATAATGATACCGTGGCTGGTGACTAGAAGCTAACTCTGGGCTATGTGTGCTGCAGGTATGGTGACAAATGAGGCTGGAGATGTGTGCAGGTTAGGGCAGCAATCATTGCAATGTAAAAAGCTGCCTCAAGCAAAGGGGAATGGACTTGTGTGAGAATCTCTAAAGTGACAGCAAGGGCTGCACATTCATGGGTTGCTACCAGCAGTTTGAAGAACAGTACCACATGTATCAGCTTAATCAAAGTGCAGAGGCTTTACCAAAACTAAGTCTAAGGAAGAATCTAAAAAATTTGCAGCTATTCTAGGATAACGTGGCCTGACCATTATGCTCCTCCTATGTGGGCTGGAATCCCGTTCTCATTCAGAGCATTCTATGAAAAAGAGTAAAACAGCACCACTCCAAGTTTATCGCcttcaaataaaatagaactgcTCAGTTTAGACACCTTTTTCCAGTCATAGAGTAATGTGgccattcttttaaaaacagatgttTCTATTGTATGCACATACATATTCCTTTCTAGGCATCAAGCCAAGGGGAGACACCTAAGAGACACGCCCCTCTCCATCCGCATCTGGGCACAGGTCACAGCGTGAAGACTGTTTCTTGCAGTGTTGATTTCTGTAAACGGGCTTGCTTCAGTAGGTGGGCTCAACTTCTGAGGACTGACAAAGATATTACTGCTAGTCAGATACTAGTGTGCGTGATGGGCTGGATTACAATGAAGCACCCTAGTTTTAAGAGACAAAATCGCAAACAGagattagattaaaaaaaagaaaacaaagccgGAATAGGTCCCACCGAGATTTGAACTCGGATCGCTGGATTCAAAGTCCAGAGTGCTAACCATTACACCATGGGGCCACTTCAAGGACTTGCTTAAGAGGTTTCCTTTGTCACATATTCAATCCAGAAGCACTAGTTCAATTGCTATATTTTACAACAGTGGTTTTCAACAAAATTGTACTGCTCTCCTCAGGGGTATTCTGAAAATGCGTCGATGTTTTGGTTGTTTCAATGACTGGGGCACAACTGGCTTTTATAGGTCAGAACCAGAGATCCTGGCAGTCCTGCAATGCTCAAGACAATACTGTATAAGGAATTAGGAACACACAACTTTCGCAAAATGATCTTGCATGTTTCATCTGGGTTTTCTGGGGCCTTTTCTAACAGTGAGATCCCTGTTCTCACCCTTGTTTGTACCCTCCCACGGTATCATCCTCTCCCATACAATTGGCAATACTGTGTAAGACCTCGTTaggatttttacttttattctgaCATGGAAAGTCACAGCTTCCAGGCACATATCGCGGGAGACTCACCTTTGGAATCCTGAGCTGTCACATGACAAGTCCGACTACTCTGAGGCCACCGATTATTAGGAAGCTCAGACCACATGTAGGTCCGTCTGGCTACATGTCCcagcccacagccagcatcaGTTGCCAGATATGTAAATGAAGAAGCCTCCAGATGATTCCAGCCCTCAACGACTATCCCAAGAATCACCCCAAACTAGTGAATTTCCACCTGAAGCTCCAGACATCTTGGAGCAGAGACAGCTATCTGTCCTAATTCCTAAACACAGAATCCATGACCATAACATGTTcgttttatgccactaagttttgggCTGGCTCGTTATGTAGTAATAACCAGAACAATTCCAGAAACAGGAGTTTTATGCTTTACCTATCTACTCTCTCAGTGTTGCCCAATAAGActgtccccattttttttttttttgccaccatAAAAAAAACTTTAGTGAATATCAGTCTTCATGTCTCCTTATGGGCATACTGAAGAAACTGTTATATAGcttaaaaaatgatgtttgttaTCAAAATTGTTGGCTCTGGGGTTTGCAAGAGTGggataaaatgtgaaaaagtaaaaatcactAAGTAGATGATTAGGGATAAGAAAACTCCCCAAAAGACACCCTCTATGTGCTATGTACTGTTATTATACCAAGCAGTAATAAGACATTTGTTGGCATGTCATTCACTCAGTATGCATTCCAGGTGCTGGGGGTACAACTGAGAACAAGACTACTTTGTTAGAATTCACCCCTTTAGGGACACATTTACAAGAACATCATTTGCTTTTCTAGATCTAGATCCTAGCAGAGGCAGGGCcatcttctctttcttattttgcaGTGCAGTTTTTCAGCAGCTATTTAGACAACTTGCAGATTTTCAAGGATCTATGCAAGAATTAAATTGGACtaagagaaaaagaggcagacaaaTGAGGCTCAGAACTTCTCACCCCATGGATCCCTTTGCTCCAAGCACAATGGCTTCCCTTGCTGCTCCTAGGACAAGCTAAGCAGGGGCCTGCCTCTGGGACTTTGCACTCATTGCTCCTCCCTGGAATAGTTTCCCCCACATAGCAACACTCTCTCACTACTTTATTCCAATGACACCTCATTGAGACCTCATTTGTATACCCTTCTTAAAATTGCAATCCTCAATTCCCTATCTCCTTTCTTGCTGTATTTTTATCTATATCACTTATATCAAGGTGATGGCATATTATGGAAtctaataacttattttttacaGTCTGGCTCATTTTCCACTTCAAAGTACCATAAAAACAGGAACTTTAGCAGGTTGTTTTCACTGTGCATCCTTGATGCTAGAATACTGTCTGCTATATACAAAGTCCtcaatattttatgattaaataaatgaatttccttTAAGCTAACTGACTAGGTCATACAGAGGCAAAATTACTGGCTCTATAATCATTTTTCtgacatataaatggaatttataataatttctatattattcttttctccttaatGCACAGTACATAATTATATCCCTGTTGCACATATTGTCTTATTCAATTTATACAACTTCCTGATAAAATTGGGCTGATTTCTACCTCTGTTTTGCTGATACAGAAACTGGTATAAATGTAATGAGTTTCACTGACTTGTCTGTGATCACAGTGGCCAAAATGGCACTTGCTTCTTTGTGGTGACCTCACAAAAATCATCCTCACTGAGGATGACTTTAGCTCTTCAgctttgtttgttatttttttaaccaagaaaCCAGGCTCTAAAAGTTCTAACTCCTACCTGCAGTGCATGGAGAAGAACAGGAAGAGCTGTGAGCCATAGATAGAGTGGATGGTTATGCTCATCTACTCAGTTAAGCCTGCAGGTCTTcttgtctcttttcctttcttcctgtagcacatttcttataaatggcaaaatccttttttaaaattctgagccTGTAGTCTTCTTGTCCACACAGGTATTGAGATTCCAGGTCAACACATTTGAGAGTCTGAACTGTGCTAACCTCTCTAATAGCTGAGTACATTTGAGGGGACTATCATCTAGGAATTCAGTATTATAGGCCTCAAATGGGGTTCTCTTCCAGAATTTGGAGAAAGAGTACAGAAATAGAACCTGGCCATAATATGAACAGAAATAATATAGATGAAGCTTTTCATAGCCTCTTATGTTTCTCAGATATTAAGAAATCATCTAGTCAcatgtaaaatgatataaaataaagtgACATTTCCATAATTTAATGACAGATATGTGCATGGGAATATAGTTGGCATGCTTAGAATCTGGACAAAGGAAAACTAGTATGATAACTGTCAATTAGCTATAGCACAAAACCAGGGACAGACAGTTAGCTTATGCTAGATTGCTAGTGTGGCTGCTTAAGATACACTTATACCAAGAGTAAAGAGAGATAAGTTATAACCACACTACAGAATTATGTTCCTTAGTAATCAGGCTACTTCATTTACTTTCCTTCTTTGCTCACTAAAGCACAATTTCTGATCAATAACTTGTAGTCAGTTCCAAGGCCAGACACGTCTTCCACAATAATTAATACAGTGAATTCTAGTTTACTACTATTTCTTGTAAATTTTGTTACTgtgaatatatattcttcagaTGCGAGTATCCTGATCAAGTCCCTGCTTGAAAGATTCCATTATAACAACCCAGGCTCATGGAAAGCTTGCAGAGGAAGGCAGGCTAGGGGAGAATGTCAGCTTTGCAGGACTTTGCTTGCTATGATCTGAAggtttcccccaaaattcatgtgttggaaacttaatccccaatgtaacagtgttgggaggtgaggcctttgggacatgattaggtcacgagggctctgccttcatgaatgaattaatgctgtTATAAAAGGCCTTGACAGAGGGAGGAAGTTTGTCCCCTTTGGCCCTTCTTTCTGCCATACGTCTACACAGCTTCCCCACCTCCTGCTTCCCCCAAAGACACAGCCAATTTGGAAGCAGAGAACCAGACTTCACTAGACAGGAAACCTGCCAGGACCTTGATCTTATACTCTTGGctgccagaactgtgagaaaataaatttctgttatttgtaaattacccagcctcagatattttgttattgtaGCACAAATGGACATTGCTTAAGGGATTCTAGCCTTAAATTCTACACATTATTCAGCTATAGCTCATATCTCATAAGTATGTCCCAAGACAGAATGAATAGTAGGTTCTTATAGGGACACATGAGgttataatgaaagaaatcaatttaGAAAAAACTTGCATAAAAGAAGTTGTGGAATGTACCTAtactaaacatatgaaaataacaaaaaaagaatactctTATTCTTGATAATAAGCCAATTTGTTCATCTTTAAGAAGAATCTCCTGGAGGGTGGAAGATAAAGCCCTGTTGAAGGATACTACGTGTTCCCTATTCTCTTGTTAGGAAATACAATCCTCTTCaaccttttttctatttcttcgtGTAAAATATGCATTCAGGCTTAGTCTTATAATATTTACTAATATAATTTCAGGACctagccttaaaaataaaagtctataaCTAgcaaaataatttgcaaaaaaaaaaagtaaggatatATGTAAAGATATGGTCCTTCTCCCCTGAAGCTACAGAATTacaattcttttttataaaagtagtCAAAGGATGTGTGATCTAATATGTTAGATTCTCTCTGTCCTGCCTAATATGGAGTTTTGTGCATATTATTCtgttcaggctgttataacaaaatacaccaacctaggtggcttataaacaacagaaacttatttcttaacAGTTTTAGAGACTGGGAAGTCTAAGACCAAGAAAGCAACatattcagtgtctggtgagggctcacctCTGCTTTATAGATGGTACCTTCTCTCTGCAACCTTATATGGTAGAAGGGGTAAACAAGCTCCCTTTTTTTAAGGGCACTAATTTCGTTCACGAAGGCTCTCCGCTTGTGACCTattcacctcccaaaggccccacctcttaataccaccacattggggattaggtttcaacatatgaatttggggtcGGGGACACAAACATTAAGACCATAGCAATCCCAGTATCCAAAACTGCCACCAAGTTGCTTGTTGTAAGTTAATGTAAATGTGCAGTGTCACTGAAAGGGGTCTCAAAATGTCCAAACACTAGACACTGCTGAATGAATATTCCACAGATATATATTACTATCTATTCAGTGTGCAATTTTGATCCATTGGCTTATTTGAGCATATGCTGCAATGGTCACACTGTTTTATTTGACATCTCTCTTTTTTAACTGGTAATAAATACTCAGAAGATTCCTCTACTAGTTCCAAAAGGGACTAACggtactttctttttctcccacaaACTCAGAGGAGCAAAGAAAACCTTATGACTACTagattaatttaacaaataactTAAGAGTCTGTTTCATTTAAATAACCATACAATGTTAAATTGGCATCTATAATTGTGTATACAGTATTTCAGAATCGTACTTGATAAGCCTTTCACAGTTCATATCtagttgtttttatttagaagttCTGTCATCATTTTAAGACGCCTGCTTATAATAGAAGGAAGCCCTTGGCACAGTGCTCAGTCATAGACTACTTACCCAGTCCCCCGTGCTGCTCCCCTCTGCCTAGTGCTGCAGACTCTTGCCCTAACACACTTCTGCTTCCTTGAAGGTGACACCCATTTCCTTACTTCATCTGCCTACAATGCTGTTTTGCACTCTCTCCACCCCCATCAGTAATATTGTTGATTCTGTGCTCCTTAGGCTTTTCATACACATCTCTACTAATAAACAATTATCTTATCATAATGTGTGTTTTACCCATATTGAAGGGAAGGGATTctttatactatttatttatgGATGGACATTGCATACATatgattcaaaattcaaagaCCATAAAAGGGTTACAATGAAAAGATCTTCCATCCATCCAACCTTGTTTCCAGGCTATCCAGCTTCCTTTCctcagaggcaaccactgttagcagtttatttattaattgtgttttttcagaaatatctcacatttatacacacatacacactcttcTTCTACTGCACACTGTCTCGTATCTTGCTTTTTTGCACTTGACAGTCAGTTTTGGAGATCATTACATACCAGTACCTGGAGAGGCCATATAGTATACAGTGGTTATAAATATGGATTCTGAAACTAGACTGCTTTTAAATCATGTTTTCACTACTTTTTGGCTGTTGTCAACCTAAATAGCAAACAGAGGCTCTCTACAATAAAATTTATCTGAGAATAaagcattgcaatgggaatacacATGCCATACTAACTATGCTTGTATTCAGGAAGGTAAAGGAAGGCaagggtttttaaaggaaaaagagaaagattatatcattgttttgaaataataatcCTTGCCTGCGAAGATCAGTAACAAGGGTGATTTCAGTCTGAGGTTGGATAGACAGTTGTTGGGCAGATGTCCTtatagaagtattttttgtgtaagattgtggtttttgcagtcttttgtggTAATTTTTGTTATCAGGCATATAAGAATGAGAACTCTCTCCTCATAGCCTTCCCAGCAATATTTGTGAGTTTTCTAAATATTCAGGACTCCGTTTTGATTTCAACAACTTCAACAGTGTGTAATTTCAGAGTATTTACTCCACCTCTCTGAACACTCATTTTATGATCCgtaaaataagtataatattaaCAATAGTAAATTCTCATAaagttgttatgaaaattaaatgatttaatgtaTATAGAGAACTTTTTAGGACAttatctggcacatggtaagaaataaataattattatgaaaaagCCTTCTTATTTGATTTTACTACCAGGTAGGAtgatgtactataatttattgcTGATCATTCACATTGCTTCCAGTCTTATACTACAAATTGTGCTGCTGAAAAACTGTGTCCatgttattttgtatattttcaaaaatagtaaATCCCTGGCGGTGGAATTTCTGGGTGTAaagatatatgcatttttaattttggcaAATGTTACCAAATTTTTCTTCATGGAAGTACTACCAGTTTGCATGGTCATCGCCAATGACTGAGAATTAAGGTTTGGGAGGCTTATTCAGGATTTTCCATTCCTTTCAGAGAATACAATAATTAGCCTGTAGTGAATAGAATATGCTTAATGAAATGTTAGTTAACTGGATGGTAACGGGTTTAGGAAATAACAGTTGTGTTTTGCTGACAGTAAGAAACACATTCACACATCTGTGGCATCTTGTTTGCTACTAAAGTCATTAAAGATTAAGAGAAGGCAAAGTGTTAAGTTTTACCGATCACTTTGAACTAGTCTATTacacagttttgtttgttttttagaactTGGAGAAAGTATTTACAAAATATTACTAGTTTTGTTAATGCCTTAATGCAACAGGATGGCAGAAACCCATTAATAGGTATTGGGCCAGAGCTCTGTTGATTTACTGGCTTTCTCgaagaaaaatgctttattgTAATAATGCATCTTCCCATACATCATCTCACGTGATTCTGGTACATACacaaagataaagaaaggaaaaaaagaatattgaatgACCAACAGCTGCTAAAGTCTCAGAACCGCCTGCCTCACCTTTATCCAAGATGGCCTTGGCGCCTAGCGAGCAGCCTGAACTGGCTTCTCCTTCTCCACCTTTGCAGAAAAAGGGGGCGGAGCTATAAGGACAAGGCTTGCCGGACCGCGTTCCTCTAGTTTTCAATTTGGTCCGATAATTTAAGTAAAAGCCTTTAACTCTCTATTTCTtatctcccccccccccccccccgccaaacGTTGTCTGGTTGCAGAAAAAGGGAAAGGGTTGGGGAGCTAAGTGTCATCTCAAGGTCTTGCACAATAATTACCCAGAGTATCACCAAAGCCCGCCATCCAGCTCCTGGCTCGGCGTGGTAGCGGCAAACTAGCTGCGGCCTTATCTAGGAGACCCGCGGGGAGTTCAAGGTGTTCTTGGGAGGATGTGATTCGCACTGCTTTTACCTTACACCGAGCATGCCGAACTCAGGACGGCCACTGCGCCAGGTTCGGACCCCTTATGGCGGGTCTTCACTTGTATTATTAGCACTTTTCAGAGCCGCCCACATCTTTAGAACTGGGTAACGTTACTCTGCAGTTGTGTTGTGCTACGCAAGATAAGTGAACATAATGGACTCCTGTGGCTAGAGGAAACCTAGCGTACTCAACCCTTTTGCCTATGACCCCTCACCTCCACAGAGATGACAAAGCGTTCCAGCTCTTTCTCAGGGAGTAAGTGGCTCTGAAAAGAGCCTTTGGGTTTGACGATGCTTTCACGATTTACTTGGAGCTGGTGTACTTGGTGACAGCCTTGGTACCCTCGGACACGGCGTGCTTGGCCAGCTCTCCCGGCAGCAGCAGGCGCACGGCCGTCTGGATCTCCCGGGAGGTGATGGTCGAGCGCTTGTTGTAATGCGCCAGGCGAGAGGCCTCGCCCGCGATGCGCTCGAAGATGTCGTTGACAAAGGAATTCATGATTCCCATAGCCTTAGACGAGATGCCGGTGTCGGGGTGCACCTGCTTCAGCACTTTGTACACGTACACAGAATAGCTCTCTTTCCGGCTCCGCTTGCGCTTCTTGCCATCTTTCTTCTGGACCTTGGTTACAGCTTTTTTAGAGCCCTTCTTGGGGGCCGGAGCGGACTTGGCTGGCTCAGGCATGACGAAAGAAAAACGACAGAGAACAGACTCCCCTCTATTTATAATGGTTCATGCAAATGAAGTGAGGTGGAGATCTATGGTGATTGGTGGTTATCTGTCCATGTCGTCAGATGGCAGTTTTGCCCAATCAAAACACGTATCCTGCATAATCACGTTCAATTGGtctaaatgaaaatcaaatgtcAGCCAATCACACAGCTCCCTTTTCGCGCCCAGCAGAGgctataaattttgtatttttccactttcttttcgGTCTTTCCTAACGGCGACCGCAGATCTTCTAATATGTCTGGCCGTGGCAAACAGGGAGGCAAAGCTCGCGCCAAGGCGAAGACCCGTTCTTCTCGGGCCGGCCTTCAGTTTCCTGTAGGCCGAGTGCACCGTCTCCTCCGCAAGGGCAACTATGCGGAGCGGGTCGGAGCCGGCGCGCCAGTGTACCTGGCGGCGGTGCTGGAGTATCTGACCGCCGAAATCCTGGAGCTGGCGGGCAACGCGGCCCGGGACAACAAGAAGACTCGTATCATTCCTCGCCACCTGCAGCTGGCCATCCGCAACGACGAGGAGCTCAACAAGCTGCTGGGCAAAGTCACCATCGCTCAGGGCGGCGTTCTGCCCAACATCCAGGCCGTGCTGTTGCCAAAGAAAACTGAGAGCCACCACAAGGCCAAAGGCAAGTAGAAGTCTGGGTTAGCTTGCAGCGACTCGAACGACCCAACCGAACCAAAGGCTCTTTTCAGAGCCACCTACAGTTTCTTGGGAAGAACTGAGCACTGCAGTCGGTTAAGTGGGAGCATTCTTGTTGGTTACTTTTCCTTAAACCTgggcaatttttaatttttgcaaacaTTGAGTCCACTTTATCTTAATGAAATTTAATCGCTGTTTTCTTCGAGTGAGCTTTATCAGTGTAATTATACCTTAATGGTTAACTATCAGGATTTACCACCTCTCCCTCCACTTTTGAGTCTCTTAAAAACCAAACCTATGGTGATGAGCGTTTGTTTTAGGGTCAAATGTAGCAATCTAAGATGTACTTATCTTGTGCGTCTTACCAAATAAAAACATCCCGAGGATGCAGAGTTCAACCCAAACCTGTATTTTAGGCCAGTGGTTATTTTCTGGATCCTTTATTTCTGAGAAAACCTAGTCCTCCGTCAGGATAATTGAATCAGTTTCGAATTGGTGATGGAGTCAAGGAAAGAATTGGGTTAATTGGAACACTTAATTGACTTAATCTTGGTGCCAggtaattttcctattttatttggagtgttttcaacaaatttacttaaaattGAGTTATTGAAGAGTTTTGTGAGATTTCTTACCCCCGTACACACgttgatttattaatataaagttgaGATGACCACTTTCTTTTGAACATGCAGAATTATACTTTAAGAacattttactttgtctttttaatcTAATTTAAGTCAGATCTTGATGCACTGATGGAATAGATTCTTTAAGAGCAAAGGAATTACATTTCCAgaatattaggaaaataaattgtgctgcaatggaattatttttatataaaggtGAAAAGTTCGTGTAAGGGTA encodes the following:
- the LOC123638403 gene encoding histone H2B type 2-F translates to MPEPAKSAPAPKKGSKKAVTKVQKKDGKKRKRSRKESYSVYVYKVLKQVHPDTGISSKAMGIMNSFVNDIFERIAGEASRLAHYNKRSTITSREIQTAVRLLLPGELAKHAVSEGTKAVTKYTSSK
- the LOC123638385 gene encoding histone H2A type 1 gives rise to the protein MSGRGKQGGKARAKAKTRSSRAGLQFPVGRVHRLLRKGNYAERVGAGAPVYLAAVLEYLTAEILELAGNAARDNKKTRIIPRHLQLAIRNDEELNKLLGKVTIAQGGVLPNIQAVLLPKKTESHHKAKGK